The genomic region CGGAATAGCGCTGCCCCTATAATTAATTAGACCTAAGAGTTCTATTTTTTTTGTATATAATTTAAAAGGTTCTGTATATCTGATAATTTCAATAATATTATCAACGGAAAAAGAAAGATAAGAATTATTAACATTAAAACTTAGATATGTAATTTCTTTTTCAAGTTCATTATCGACAGAAAGTTTCCTGAACGTATTTTTGTTTATACCGCTGCCGATATCGGCATCGGTATAAATATCACTGCAGGGTGTTAATATTTTTTTAACCGGATAAGTGTAAATGCGCGCGCCGCCTTCCTCAGCTTCCGCACCTTCGTCCGAATATTCGCCCTCATCATCGTTCTCGATGTTTTCGTATGACAGGGCCTGACTTAATTTTGAATTATTTAGCGATATGACGTTAGAATTGGGTTTTATTGCAGAAACTTCACCATTTTCCTTCGCACCGATTTTTTTAATTATACCGCTCTTGCCGATATTGCTAACGGGAGTCAGCAACTTATCAATCCATGGGCTTATAATATCTGGCTCTTTTGTAAAATTCTCAGTTAAAAAACTATTCTGCATCTTATTTATTCCTCCTCTTGCGCAGTTTCTGCAGAGACACTTAAAATTTCACGTGCTATATGCAGATAATCCATAGAACCGCGCGATTTTGCTTCATAGTAAGTTAAAGGCTTTTTGACAAAACTCGCGTCTTTAAATTTTGTATCAACATTTATGTAGCTGTCGAAACTATTTTCTTTATAATTGCTTTTAAAGTAATTTAATGACTTGGCTGACGAATTTGTTCTTTTGTCAAACATAGTTATTAAAAGTTTATAATAGCACTTGACATTAAGCGCCTGCTCCACCTTTTGTATAGTTTTTATAAGCAGCTCAACCCCTCTTACAGACAGATAGTCAGCTTCAACCGGTATTATTATGCCGTCGCACGCTGCTATAGCGCTTATTAAAAGTACGCTTAGCGCCGGTGACGAATCTATTATAACATAATCGTAATAATCCGGCAAATACTTTAATTTTTCTTTTAACTGCAGTCCTCCGCCGTTAGAAGCGGAAAGATTAGATTCTATTTTTGCAAGATTAATATTAGAAGGTATAATATCAATACATCCGCCATCCTTAATCTTATATTTTTTTATAATAAACCGTTCAATATCGGAAGAGTCTGAAACCAGCAAACTGCCTATAGAATTTTCAACCATTTCCGGTTCAATTGCCAGGTGTGCCGTCAAACTTGCCTGAGGGTCAAGGTCTATGAGTAAAACATTTTGTCCTAAAACAGATAAGGAACTGGCAAGAGTTAAAGCCGTGGTAGTTTTACCTACCCCTCCTTTCTGATTTGCAACTGCGTAAATAAACGGTCTTTTTTGACAAATCATATCATTATAATATATATGAAATTATCTATTCAATGCATTTAACATCTTACATCACCAATAATCCGCTTTTTTAAGAATTTAACATCTTTAATCACCAGTCGCCGGTCTGTCGCATAATAAATTAATATTTTATTTAATATCTATGCGCCGCTCTACAGCAAAGCAATTTATTTAACAGCCGACTCGATTAAATTGTGTTCACCGGCGGTAAAAATTTTATCTATATCAAGAAGTATAATTAATCTGTCGTCAAGTTTGCCTACGCCTTTTATATAATCGGAATCCAGACTCGCAACAAGCGGAGGAGGCGGCTGGATAGTATTTGAATTTATACGCAAAACCTCGGACACGCTGTCAACTATCAGACCTATTGTTTTACCCAATATATTTACGACGATAATCCTTGTGTCTTTTGTTGATTCTTTTAAATTTAAGTGAAATTTTTTCCTTATATCTACTATCGGAATAACTTTACCTCTAAGATTTATAACTCCTTCAACAAAATTTGGCGCTTTAGGAACTTTGGTAATTTCCACCATCCTGTTAATTTCCTGAACCTTTAATATATCAAGCGCAAATTCCTCACTGCCCAAAGTAAATGTGACCAATTGCATTATCGCATCCACGCCCGTATTTTCATCGGCTTTCTTACTGTCGGGCATCTTAACCGTTTCTTGCTCCATAAAAACCTACCTCCTATTTTTTTAATGTTTAATGGGGACAGCTGCCATTTTTTTAATTATGGACACACGCCTATTTTTTAACACTTACTGTTTTTTATTTTTTTATGCGCTACATTTTTCTATTTACTTTCTCTTATAATCTCTTCGGCTATTTTATATATCGGAAGGACTTTATCTACAACACCGGCATCCACTACCGCTTTAGGCATACCGTAAACTACGCACGTCGCTTCATCCTGAGCGATTGTGCTTCCTCCGTATTTTTTTATAGCCGACATCCCGTCTAATCCGTCGGACCCCATACCGGTAAGCATTACCGCAATAGATTTTTCGTGATATTCCTCAGCGACAGATTTCATCATTACGGTAACGGAAGGTCTATTGATAAGGTCTTTAGGTTCTTCGGAAATAAATATCCTGACACCGTCTTTCCCGTCTCTTCTGATACTCATATGCTTATCGCCCGGCGCAAGATATGCCACACCCGGCTTAATAATTTCGCCTCCCTCGGCTTCTACTACTTTTATATGAGAAATACCGGAGAGTCTCTGAGCAAACGGACCGGTAAACGCCTTAGGCATATGCTGAACCAGCAGCAGCGGAAACGGAAAATCCGCTGGAAGCAGCGGTATAACCTCCTGTAAAGCCTTAGGTCCGCCTGTGGAAGAACCGATGGCTACTATTTCTTTTTTGGCATACAATCCGATATTCGGTTTAATATTACTATTACTATTACTATTGCTATTGCCATTATTATTGCTGCCGTTATATAGTGTTTTGGCTGTAATATCTTCGCCGTACTTTGTTTTATTATTATCCGATTTAAATAAAATATTATCGTGATTTTCAAATGACGGCTTTACCTTATAGATAACCTTATTAGCCGTAACAGCTCTGATTTTTGAAATCAAATCATCCTTGACCTTTAAAATATTTAATGAAACATTTGAAAGATTTTTAGGTATATAATCGACCGCTCCGTAATCTAATGCGTCAAGAGTTGCTTTAGCCCCTTCTTCGGTAAGTGAACTAAGCATGATAACCGGCAGCGGATTTTTTTTCATTATTATTTTAAGAGCCGTCAAACCGTCCATTTTAGGCATTTCAATATCCATAGTCACAACATCCGGCTTTAGATCTTCCACCTGCTTAACGGCATCTTCTCCGTCTTTCGCCTGACCGATTACTTTTATATCATTTTCATCTTCAAGCAAAGAAGATATCGCCCTTCGCATAAATGCGGAATCGTCAACGATAAGAACCCTAATAATTTTTTCAGGCATTTAAATCCTCCATGCGTAATAAACTAAATATTAAATACTTAAATTATCTTTTTTGTAAAACATCTATCATTGAAGCAATGTCCATAATAAGAACGACTTTTCCGTCACCGGTAATAGTCGCTCCCGATATACCTTTATATCCGAATTGATAGTCGCCTAATGATTTTATAACAACCTCTTCCTGTCCGTAAAGCGTATCAACCACTATACCTATTCTTTTTTCTGCAAGGGCTACGACAACCACATAAACTTCTTTGCCTGACAGAGCTTTTTTATCCGCTGCCGGAGAATTCCCTGCTGATTGCAAAGGTTTATTCTGAGAAGCTCCGACACTGAATTCTTCGCTTAAACGCAATAAAGATAAAACAGATTTTCTTAAATTAATCACTTCATGATTGTCGATAGTTTGTATTGAAGACTCGGGTATTCTTAACGTTTCTACAACAGAATTTAAAGGAATCGCAAATACTTCATCTTCTACTCCGATTATCAGCGTTTGAATTATCGCAACGGTTAAAGGAAGTTTCAGAATTATATCGGAGCCCTTGCCTTTTTCTGATTCTATGTCTATTATGCCGTTTAGTTTTTGAATATTAGTTTTGACGACATCCATGCCGACTCCTCTGCCTGAGATTTCAGTTACTTTGTCTTTCGTGCTGAAACCGGGGGCAAAAATAAGACTCAACGCATCTTTATCTGAAATAGACGCGGCTGTTTTATCGTCAATCAGTCCCTTTTCGACTGCTTTTTTTCTTAAAATATCCGGGTCCATTCCCTTGCCGTCGTCCGATACTTCTATAATAATATAATTTCCTTCATGTTCGGCAGACAGATTGATAGTTCCGGCTTTAGATTTCCCTGCTTTTATTCTATCTTCAGGCATCTCTATGCCATGGTCTATGCTGTTTCTTATAAGATGCACAAGCGGGTCTCCAATTTCTTCAATCACAGATTTGTCTAATTCCGTCTCTTCTCCTGCAATGTTTAATTCTATCTCTTTGCCAAGTTCTTTAGATAAATCTCTTACCATTCTAGGAAATTTACTGAATACTTTTTTAACCGGCTGCATTCTTGTTTTCATAACGGCGAGCTGCAGGTCCGTAGTTATGAGATTTAAATTTGAAACAACCTCTATAAGAGTATCGGTAAATTCATCCTCAGGATATTTAAGTTCCAATTTAGAAGCAATATTAAATATTCTATTTCTGGATAGGACTAATTCGCCGACCAAGTTCATTACATTATCCAACCTTTCGACATCAACCCTTATCGTAGTTTCAACAGGCGCCGTAACGGCTGGATGTATCTGCTGCATCTGGGGCTGCGGTTGAACTGACGCCAATACCGGTTTTTTAATTTCAGATGAAACAGGTGTCTGCGGCGGTTCTTTCTTTAAAGTTTGCTTCTCTGCTTCGGCAATCTTTACCGTTTTATTTAAATTTTCCGTCTTATTATTATTAATAATTTTATTTGCATCATTGGAATTATTAATAATGTTTAAGCGGTCTGCCCCGTCAATTTCGTCCTTCTTGTTTACCGCGTCTGATTTGTCTGTTTCTTTAATATTTATATTTTTATCGGTTATATCGGCAGAAACATCGGCATTATTTGATTTTACGCCATCATGTTCCTGCTCTTCGTCTTTTTCTTGTTCTTGTTCTTTTTTTTCTTCTTCTTCTTTTTCTTTTAATATTTGAGATAATTCATCCGGAGACATCAGATTATCTTCTAATAAAATATCCCCTAAATTTCTGACTTTCCGTTTTGGATGATGTTTTTCGCTGCCGGTATTGCTGCCGCCTGCAGGAATAGATGATTCTTCTATATTTTTTTTATTGTTATTCTTGCTATTATCATTATCACTAATCTTGCTATTATTATCATTAACATTAACATTAGCTTCAGTATTGGCAATGTTGTTATCTATATTCTTATTATTTTCGGAAGATTCAGCTTCCTGCGGACTTATATTATTATTCGCCGTTCCAAAATTACCTTCTGGGGGTTTTATCTCTTCAGTCCTCTGTTCAGCCGCCGTTTCTTCAGTTCGTTCGTCCGCCGCAAGCTGATTGAGTTTATGAATAATCTCTTCATTGTCAAAATTCCCTTCTTCGCCGGAGTCATTAATGTTTCTGATCATAGCCGTCAAAATATCCATAGTTTTAAGCAGATAATCCATCATATCCGACGTCAGTTTAATTTCGCCCTGTCTTAATCTGTTTAAAATATTTTCGGCGCTGTGCGCGAGTTCAACGAGATTCTGAAAGCCTAAGAATCCGGCTGAGCCTTTAATTGTGTGAGCAGCTCTGAAAATAGTATTTAAAAGCTCTTTATCATCTGGATTTTTTTCCAGTTCAATAAAATTTTCGCTTAAAGAATCAAGTAATTCTAACGCTTCTTGAACGAAATCGTTAATAATTTCTTTCATTGAATCGTCAATCATAAATAACCTCAAAAAATTATTGCATTAATTTTATAAATTATAACTATATACTATTATCATTTTATGCAATCATAAACCGAGTGAATCGCCTTACCTCGCTCACGGCGGTTTCTTGTTTAAAAATATTAAATTTTAATCCGGAAATATTTTTTCTATTTTTTCCTGAAGCACTTCGGCTGTAAACGGCTTGACAATATAATTATTAACGCCTGCTTTAACAGCCTCTACGACATTTTCCTTTTTTGCTTCGGCTGTGACCATTAAAAACGGAATATCTTTTATGCCATCGGTAGCTCTGACGGCTTTCAGGAGCTCTATGCCGGTCATTTCAGGCATATTCCAATCGGACACGACTAAATCATAGCTGTTGTCGTTTAATTTTGAAAGCGCCACTTGTCCGTTTTCAGCTTCGTCTATGTCGCTGAATCCTATCTGTTTTAATATATTTTTTATTATCCTTCTCATCGTAGAAAAATCATCAACAACAAGAATCTTCATTGATAAATCTAATGCCATAAGTTTTAGCTCCTTAAAATTTTTTACAATTTTAAACAATAAAACATTTTGTAATAATATAATATTTTAAAAATTACAGCGCGATTTATTATACTGCATGGTAAACCATAAATCGGCATAATTTAAAAATTAAAATATATATCAAAAAAAAGATAATAAATAAATATATATTTTAAAATATTATAACAAAATATTAATATAATCAATCAATATTTAATGCTTTTTTAGAAATTTTTAATAATTCCGATTCCTTAAACGGTTTTTGCAGAAACGCAAAACAGTTTTTAATCTCGTCTTCTCCGGGTTTCATTGAAGACATAAGTATTACCGGAATATTTTTAGTATCTTCATTTTCTTTTAAATTTTTTAAAAGCGTAATGCCGTCCATCTGAGGCATATTGAGGTCGGTAATAATAAGGTCTATATCATTTTGAATAGCTATTTCTAAAGCTTCAAATCCGTCTCCTGCCGTCAGCACCTTAAAACCTTTTCCGACAAAAGACAGAGACAGCAGCTTAACGACAACGATTGAATCTTCAACTATCAGAATAGTCTTAGTATTTGCGCTTTTATCAACATTTCTGCCGCTCTTATTTTCCATATTTTTAATTAACCGAATATTTATGCATAATAATTAAATTGAGCATTAAATAAATTATTCTTTTACGTAAAGAGGCGTTTTTCCGAAACCTACCAATTTAAATGAACTTGAAATAAAATGCAAAGATTCAGAGTGCCCTAAAAATAAATAGCCGTTCTTTTTTAAAGAATCGTACAAGTTTGATATAACAACTTTTTTTGAATCATTATTAAAATATATTATTACATTTCTGCAGAATATTATATCAAAATTCCCTATCTTTTTAATAGAATCAAAATTTATCAGATTAATATTATAAAAACTTACCATATTTTTAATATTATTTCTAACCTGAAATTGTTCATTGTCTACTTTGTCAAAATATTTTTCTATCAGTCTCGGTTCGGTATTTCTCAGCGTGTAGCTGCCGTATATTCCTTTTCTTGCGGAAGATAACGCATTTTCGCTGATATCGGAACCTATAATTTCAAAACTGAATCCTGCAGGAATTTCATTTAAATGCTCCATAATTATAATTGCAAGAGTAAAAGGTTCTTCTCCTGTTGAACATCCGGCGCTCCATATTCTTATTTTTTTTGAATAATTTACAGGCGATTCTTTAATTTGTTTAAGTATTTCTTTTAAAACATCGTCTTCAAAGACTTTTAACTGAGGAACGTCCCTGAAAAAACTTGTTTCATTTGTCGTAATACTATTAAACAATTCCTTTATTTCATCGGATTGTTTAGCGGAATATTTAAGAAGATAAAAATAATCCTCATAATTTGCCAAATTGAGGTCTGATAATCTTTTAGACAGTCTTGTCTCTATCAGGTATTTTTTCTGCTCACTGTAAAATATTCCGGTGAGCTGATATATAAGGTCTCTGATTTTACAAAATGTTTCATCGTTTAAATTTATATTTGAAGTATTCTGCATCAGTTATAACGTCATTTAAATAATTTACTTTTTAATTTTAAGCAGCTCTTCCGCTATATTTCTTAAATCTTCGTTGGTGTCGCTCAAATAGTTTTTTATAACCGCTCTTGCCCTTGTTTCATCAATGGAATATAAAGACCTTAGAATGCTTATTTTTATCAATATCTCATCAGAACTCCGCAAAATTTCAAGTAATTTATTAAAATTATTATGAATCCCGCCGGCATTATCAGCGTCTTTATTATAAGTATTTTTATTATAGATAGTTGTATTATGGTTATCTAGATTGTCAGCGTTTGTATTGTCAGAATCATGATTATCAGAATCACGTAATTTGCCGATAAGCTCAATAACTTTAAATCTGAACATGACTGAGCGGTTTTTAGTTAATATAGTTTCAAAAAATACGGCTGAATCCTTAAATCCTAATTTTATGAGCGATTCTAAAGAATTATATAATACTTCTTCGTTATCGCTTTCTTTGAGCAGTTCAAATAAAATTTCTAAAAACTCTTCCTTCAAATATTTATATTCCGCGCGATTTATATTTGAAAAATTGCTTATAACGGATGCAAGCAGCGCTTTAACATTTTCCGATTCTGATTTGGAATCTGCCAGTATTTTAAATATGTTATACACATCTATAATATCTTTTTTATTTAGATGTTTATTAAGCGATATTTTAAATTCTTTAATGATGCGCAGCGATATTTCTTTAATCCTGGTATCATTTGAATGAAGACTGTTTATAAAAAACTTAAAATAAATTTTGTTATTATTTGTTAAAATAATAATATTTTTGATATAATTATCTAAGACATCGGGATAATTTTCGCTTATTGTTTTGTTATAAATATATTTGGCAAAATTAATTTTTTTTGACTTTCCTATTAAATCGGCTGCTGCTTTTCTTATATCTCCATTGCTGTCGTTCAGTAAAAATAAAGCATTTTTTAATACAGATTTTGAAAGTTTTGGGGCGCCGTAATTAATTATAGACGCTGATGCGGCAAGCAGAGCAATATTTAATTCAACAAAAACTTTTCTGTCTTTAAAATAATTTAAAAGTACGGCAATTTCATTAAAATACCTATTTTCAGACAATATTTCAATTAAAATAGAATAAGAATTAAAGAAACTTCCCGAGTATGCCATTTTTGTTTCAAATGATGCGCTCATATATTCTAAATATTTTTTTATATAAAATGGATAAGCGACTTTTACAAGAGAATCCTTTATATATTTATATTCAGCATTATCGGGAGTTATTAAATTTTTATTCAGATAAATCATAAGAAAATTAAAAATTTTAATAGATTTCTTTACATTTGATAAAGAAAAATAGAATAAAATTGCCTCTCTTATTAATTTATCCTCATAAAATTCTAATTTTAAAATATTTATTTTTATATTAATATTCTGTATTTTTTTTATTACGGCATTTTTATATTTCGTATTTTTATAATTTTCAATGTATATCCTGTAAATATTTTTAATCAGATAAATTTTATCAATTCTTTTGCATTTATTATCCAAACCCGCAATATCAGT from Candidatus Acididesulfobacter guangdongensis harbors:
- a CDS encoding chemotaxis response regulator protein-glutamate methylesterase, with protein sequence MPEKIIRVLIVDDSAFMRRAISSLLEDENDIKVIGQAKDGEDAVKQVEDLKPDVVTMDIEMPKMDGLTALKIIMKKNPLPVIMLSSLTEEGAKATLDALDYGAVDYIPKNLSNVSLNILKVKDDLISKIRAVTANKVIYKVKPSFENHDNILFKSDNNKTKYGEDITAKTLYNGSNNNGNSNSNSNSNIKPNIGLYAKKEIVAIGSSTGGPKALQEVIPLLPADFPFPLLLVQHMPKAFTGPFAQRLSGISHIKVVEAEGGEIIKPGVAYLAPGDKHMSIRRDGKDGVRIFISEEPKDLINRPSVTVMMKSVAEEYHEKSIAVMLTGMGSDGLDGMSAIKKYGGSTIAQDEATCVVYGMPKAVVDAGVVDKVLPIYKIAEEIIRESK
- a CDS encoding chemotaxis protein CheW; this translates as MPDSKKADENTGVDAIMQLVTFTLGSEEFALDILKVQEINRMVEITKVPKAPNFVEGVINLRGKVIPIVDIRKKFHLNLKESTKDTRIIVVNILGKTIGLIVDSVSEVLRINSNTIQPPPPLVASLDSDYIKGVGKLDDRLIILLDIDKIFTAGEHNLIESAVK
- a CDS encoding response regulator, which encodes MKILVVDDFSTMRRIIKNILKQIGFSDIDEAENGQVALSKLNDNSYDLVVSDWNMPEMTGIELLKAVRATDGIKDIPFLMVTAEAKKENVVEAVKAGVNNYIVKPFTAEVLQEKIEKIFPD
- a CDS encoding ParA family protein; this encodes MICQKRPFIYAVANQKGGVGKTTTALTLASSLSVLGQNVLLIDLDPQASLTAHLAIEPEMVENSIGSLLVSDSSDIERFIIKKYKIKDGGCIDIIPSNINLAKIESNLSASNGGGLQLKEKLKYLPDYYDYVIIDSSPALSVLLISAIAACDGIIIPVEADYLSVRGVELLIKTIQKVEQALNVKCYYKLLITMFDKRTNSSAKSLNYFKSNYKENSFDSYINVDTKFKDASFVKKPLTYYEAKSRGSMDYLHIAREILSVSAETAQEEE
- a CDS encoding protein-glutamate O-methyltransferase CheR; the encoded protein is MQNTSNINLNDETFCKIRDLIYQLTGIFYSEQKKYLIETRLSKRLSDLNLANYEDYFYLLKYSAKQSDEIKELFNSITTNETSFFRDVPQLKVFEDDVLKEILKQIKESPVNYSKKIRIWSAGCSTGEEPFTLAIIIMEHLNEIPAGFSFEIIGSDISENALSSARKGIYGSYTLRNTEPRLIEKYFDKVDNEQFQVRNNIKNMVSFYNINLINFDSIKKIGNFDIIFCRNVIIYFNNDSKKVVISNLYDSLKKNGYLFLGHSESLHFISSSFKLVGFGKTPLYVKE
- a CDS encoding chemotaxis protein CheW; this translates as MQNSFLTENFTKEPDIISPWIDKLLTPVSNIGKSGIIKKIGAKENGEVSAIKPNSNVISLNNSKLSQALSYENIENDDEGEYSDEGAEAEEGGARIYTYPVKKILTPCSDIYTDADIGSGINKNTFRKLSVDNELEKEITYLSFNVNNSYLSFSVDNIIEIIRYTEPFKLYTKKIELLGLINYRGSAIPIYDFFAVNSYYSSSSYVYGCNDGSEALFGKGKNGRFKYIAICSFNKENFGLCIDNAGTIKKIKNKELMTPNIIKYKNSKNLTYKLFENEDGKFSSIIEMQNLYNYLKS
- a CDS encoding response regulator codes for the protein MENKSGRNVDKSANTKTILIVEDSIVVVKLLSLSFVGKGFKVLTAGDGFEALEIAIQNDIDLIITDLNMPQMDGITLLKNLKENEDTKNIPVILMSSMKPGEDEIKNCFAFLQKPFKESELLKISKKALNID
- a CDS encoding chemotaxis protein CheA, giving the protein MIDDSMKEIINDFVQEALELLDSLSENFIELEKNPDDKELLNTIFRAAHTIKGSAGFLGFQNLVELAHSAENILNRLRQGEIKLTSDMMDYLLKTMDILTAMIRNINDSGEEGNFDNEEIIHKLNQLAADERTEETAAEQRTEEIKPPEGNFGTANNNISPQEAESSENNKNIDNNIANTEANVNVNDNNSKISDNDNSKNNNKKNIEESSIPAGGSNTGSEKHHPKRKVRNLGDILLEDNLMSPDELSQILKEKEEEEKKEQEQEKDEEQEHDGVKSNNADVSADITDKNINIKETDKSDAVNKKDEIDGADRLNIINNSNDANKIINNNKTENLNKTVKIAEAEKQTLKKEPPQTPVSSEIKKPVLASVQPQPQMQQIHPAVTAPVETTIRVDVERLDNVMNLVGELVLSRNRIFNIASKLELKYPEDEFTDTLIEVVSNLNLITTDLQLAVMKTRMQPVKKVFSKFPRMVRDLSKELGKEIELNIAGEETELDKSVIEEIGDPLVHLIRNSIDHGIEMPEDRIKAGKSKAGTINLSAEHEGNYIIIEVSDDGKGMDPDILRKKAVEKGLIDDKTAASISDKDALSLIFAPGFSTKDKVTEISGRGVGMDVVKTNIQKLNGIIDIESEKGKGSDIILKLPLTVAIIQTLIIGVEDEVFAIPLNSVVETLRIPESSIQTIDNHEVINLRKSVLSLLRLSEEFSVGASQNKPLQSAGNSPAADKKALSGKEVYVVVVALAEKRIGIVVDTLYGQEEVVIKSLGDYQFGYKGISGATITGDGKVVLIMDIASMIDVLQKR